AGTGACTTCGTAGGCTGGGTGACCGGCCAGAACTTTAGCAAGAGTTGATTTACCGGCTCCGTTAGGACCCATGATCGCATGGATCTCGCCAGGAAAAATCGTCAAGTTGAACCGGTTTAAGATCTCCTTGCCATCGATGACAGCCGACAAGTCTTTGATTTCTATGAGTGGGGTCTTTTGCATTGCTTAACCTACAGAATTTTCTAGTTTGAGCGCGAGAAGCTTTTGCGCTTCTGCGGCGAACTCCAGCGGGAGTTCCTGGATGACTTCTTTACAAAAACCGTTCACGATCATGTTGATGGCATCTTCTGAAGAGATCCCTCTGGATTTAAGGTAGAAAACCTGCTCTTCATTCATCTTGGAGGTGGATGCCTCATGCTCGACCTCTGCCTGATCGTTTCCGACTTCGATGTATGGGAATGTGTTGGCAGAACACTCGTTACCCACCAGCATCGAATCGCACTGGGTGTAATTTCTCGCTCCCTTGGCGTTAGGCGCTATCTTGACAAGCCCCCGGTAGCTGTTGCTTGAAGAGTCTGCCGATATACCCTTGGAGACGATGGTGGACTTCGTGTTCTTGCCGATATGGATCATCTTGGTTCCGGTATCAGCCTGCATGTGGCCATTGGTCAGTGCGACAGAGTAAAATTCGCCGGTGGAATTGTCACCTTGCAAAATACAGCTGGGATACTTCCAAGTGATCGCCGCTCCCACTTCAACTTGCGTCCAGCATATTTTTGAGGATTCACCCTGGCATTTGCCTCGCTTGGTCACGAAGTTGAAGATACCGCCTTCTCCCGTCTTTGGGTTACCGGAATACCAGTTCTGCACCGTGGCGTATTTAATTTCCGCCCTGTCCAAAGCGATCAACTCGACTACCGCCGCATGCAGCTGGTTACGGTCATAGGAAGGGGCGGTACAGCCTTCAAGATAGCTCACGTAAGAGCCTTCTTCGGCGATCACCAAAGTTCTTTCAAACTGCCCAGTCTCTTTATCGTTGATGCGGAAGTAAGTCGAAAGTTCCATGGGGCAGCGAACGCCTTTTGGAACATAGACAAAGGAACCGTCGCTGAAAACGGCTGAATTCAAGGCAGCAAAGAAGTTGTCGCCGATAGGCACAACGGAGCCTAAATATTTTTCAATCAGCTCAGGATATTTATGAACTGCTTCGGAAATAGAGCAAAGAACGACACCTGCATCGTCCAATTTCTTTTTGAAAGTGGTTCCGATCGAAACGGAGTCAAAAATCATATCGACAGCGACGTTCGA
This genomic stretch from Estrella lausannensis harbors:
- the sufB gene encoding Fe-S cluster assembly protein SufB, coding for MSLESYSASTDYKYGFTTEVESERLKKGLSEETIRAISKIKNEPEFLLNFRLKAYRRWLEMEEPKWANVRYPEINYQDICYYSAPKKKAQLSGLEEVDPEVLKTFERLGIPLDEQKRLSNVAVDMIFDSVSIGTTFKKKLDDAGVVLCSISEAVHKYPELIEKYLGSVVPIGDNFFAALNSAVFSDGSFVYVPKGVRCPMELSTYFRINDKETGQFERTLVIAEEGSYVSYLEGCTAPSYDRNQLHAAVVELIALDRAEIKYATVQNWYSGNPKTGEGGIFNFVTKRGKCQGESSKICWTQVEVGAAITWKYPSCILQGDNSTGEFYSVALTNGHMQADTGTKMIHIGKNTKSTIVSKGISADSSSNSYRGLVKIAPNAKGARNYTQCDSMLVGNECSANTFPYIEVGNDQAEVEHEASTSKMNEEQVFYLKSRGISSEDAINMIVNGFCKEVIQELPLEFAAEAQKLLALKLENSVG